The Lolium rigidum isolate FL_2022 chromosome 2, APGP_CSIRO_Lrig_0.1, whole genome shotgun sequence genomic interval tcgccgccacggccggccagagAAAGGAGCAGGACTGCCCAGAGAAGCTTGTGCTTGGCACGGGATAAGGGCCCTTTATTTTTGGAGAAGCCCGTCGCCCAGATCTTCACCGCATCTGACTCCGACCGCCGGAGTAACTCGTCGGAGAAGAAGGCCGCAGGCCGGTTCCAGATCTCGGCCAAGAGATCTAGCAGCCAACTCCCGGCAAAGCGCCAAACTCCGGCATAAAGCCAAGAAAACCTAGATCTACTACATCTATACACTAACCTAACTCCGGCGCCTCCCCTAGGCCATCTCCGACCGGCTACGCCGGCGAAGAGGCCATCGGATCGGCCCGGTCTCCGGTGGGAGTCACTCAGCTACTGTAGCGCgaggagagaggggaggggggggggggggaaatgaGCCACCGCAAAAAGCTATTCAAGGGGCGCCTCGGCCTCGCCCTGGCTGTAGCTGAGACTGCATCCAGCCAGTCTTTGGTACTTGTTGCTTGGAGAGTACCATGCAATTATGCAAACCTTCTATCTTGGAGCTTACTTCCATGTATAATGGACAGAATGACTTGTACAACATTACTTTTAGCCATTAAATTTGACACACACATTTTCCAACAGTAAACAAGAAGACAATTCTCTTATAATATCCCAAGTAACAAGCACGCATCCATGCAAGTAGTAGAACCCCAAGACTGTAGCGCAAGGATACTAGACGAGATGACTACTCAACATACAAGTTTTATCTTCCCAACCACATAAAACATAGATGCAGGTTCATATCTGATCTAGTAGCCTCCGGTTACATCGTTTTCTAACTAATCCAAGCAGAACTAGGCCAAGCTACTCAAAATGCAGCTCGCTCGATGGTGTCCTCTTCAGTCTTCACACAACATCTCTGTATCAAAGAGAACAAGACAAAAGTCAGGAAGGGAATAATTAAGTATGGATAACCACGACAAGTGTCTAGTACAATGATGTCAGATATGGATACTATGCACAGTTCAGGATTAAAAGATTATGCATATGTCTCTAAAAGATAGTAAATGCATTCAAATCCCAGCCAAGAATATTTCCATTGTACAGTCTACAGTTTAGTAAAACAAATCTCTGGTCATAAAAAGGACAAATGCCACACAAGCAGAAATTAACCGCTCTTAACTTGTATTGCCCACTGATCGTAAAAACGGAAAATTCACCGTGATATATGCGGATTCAGAACCATGCGTTCACGGAAGCATAACCATTACAGAATATGCATGTGACCCACTAAAAACTTTAGTAAGCAATAGGATGTTCCAACAAAACGTAAAATTTTGGGATACCCCAAGTATTAACAACCTCATACATATACTTCGAGGTTCACAGTTGGCAGGAAACTCATGACAGTGGCAGAAAATTAGACCATGACTAATTTTGAGACATAGGAAGCCAGAATTTCTGGCTCACAATAACAAGGCTAGGCATCGTTCAGCTCTTATCCCATCTTTTGTGCCTTCCAGAAAACAGTGATGCAGCAGAATAGACGGTCTTTTTTCAGTACCAACACAAATTACTGTTATGAGACCGTATAAGGGGAGGAAACAAGTTTGGAGAAGCATGTCACAGCGCCTCATGCCAACGCGGGCTTTCTAGTATTATTAACCATTTTATGGGCTCATCTGACAGACTGAAATTTTAGTACACGCCAAGCAAAGACACCGATGCCTACCATTGCACAATGATGCAGTTCTGTAGCTCCCAAAAATATTGCTAGCTTCGCTAAATGTAAAATAAATGACTAGCTGGCTTATGATCGGATGAAAATATGCAGGGCAATGCAGATTTACAGAGGACCGATAATTGGCAATACATGCACATTATTTTTTTTCAGAGTATGGAGGAAGTAAAAGCACCCAACACTAATGATACTGAATTAGTATTCCTAAAATGGCTGAAGGAATGAATCATACACCCAACAGGATTCCATAGTTTATAGAAAACAGTACGATGATTGATGAACTGCTAACAAGAATGGCAGAGCATCACAAATGTAACAATGCAAATTCGTGCCACAGTAATCAATTACGATGGTGTATTGATGACAGCTACAAATGTCAACTTTAAAACATATGGCAAAAACAAAAGTGAGAAGAAATTAACACAATGCATATTGCAAAACTTTGCAAACTCAACAAGGGCActatatatacatatcatctaAAGGGCAAAAGGCAAACCTTGCGAAATCATCTTTGAGCGTAGGGAATGTGGGAGGCCAGATCATCATGAAAGGATATATTTGTTCGAATGGATCCCAATGTTTCCTCTCATGCACTTTACGCAATGTCCTGCACTTGATATCCAAATAGAATGTGCATCGGCCCATTTGCAAGAACGCAAATTCAGCATTGTCTCCCACTTGGCTTATATGCACATCAGTAGTATTCTCATGATCAACCGTGCAATCTGACATTCTCAAATTAGCAACCATCTCACGGTAACAAATGGTGTCCACCAGTGACCAGTTCTCCCCACTGTGGAGCCAGATGCGAAGTTCAAGATCCACTTTGATGAGATATACTCCAGAAGCATCATCAGCTGGCGACAACATAGTGGCCGAAGTGATAGACTTCACTCCTTGTGGGAGCTGAATTGTGGACATACTTGATGTTGTTAAATCCAAGACGATAATGTCACTCATGGTGGCTGTCAAATAGATTTTATTCTCCACCAACACAGCTTGTAGTCGTTTGAAGCGGCAACATAGTTGTGCTGTGACTGACATATGCATACACCAGACTCCATCTTGCAACATAAACACCGTAAAACGTGCCCTCTTGAAGGGGGACCCCAACGCTACATACATGTAGGACAAGCCACCACTGTCCTCTACTTTTTTTTGAGGAAGCGGAGGAGAGCTGCTTTTTCATTGATAGAGGACAGAGTTACAAGGAACTCAACAAAGCAAGGATCCGAACGAAAACGAAAAGAAAAGAACCGCCGAGGCGGGAAGAACTACAGGGCTACTCTCGCGCCCGCAGGTGTCGGCAGCCAGCCAACGCCCAGCACGATCGTTCGTCCAAGACATCGCCGAGTACGTCGATCGGCTTGCGGTCGCGGCCGCGGAAGATGCGATCGTTGCGCTCGCGCCAAATGGACCAGATGACCAGGAGGGCCATGGATCGACAGGCTTTCGTGTCGGCTGGCGCTGACAGAGATGCCAGCCAGACAGGCAGATGGAGGGGTGGAAGCCAGCCCTCCGGCCGGAAGGAGCCTAGACCGACCCGCGCGGCGACTAAGCTCCAGAGCTCTCGCGACCAGGGACACTGTCCTCTACTTTGGAGAGCATTCTACTTGCGATGTAATGGGGGTGTGAGAGCGGTGGGATGACGGCCACGGCTCTGTTCTGGCACAGCGGGCTGTCCAGTCCACCAGTGACTCCGCTTCCTCGTTTGCACAATAGGGAGTATATACTACCGTTCCGGCAGTCCTTGATCAATACAGTGGCATCCTCGGTGCCCCCGAGGCTGTAGCTCGCCACTCTTCGGGTGAAAGCAGCTAGCTCCGGCGGCTGTGGCAGCATAGGGACGAAGCGTCCATAGAGGTAATAGCCGAGGAGACAGGGTGGGTGGAGCTTGCGGAAACGGCAGAGGAACTTGCGGTCGGAGATGTGGTGGAACCAGCGCTTGCAGACGAGAGCGGTGCAGACGAGGGTGCTGGGGAAGGtgacgcggaggaggatctcgatGAGGAGGTTGTCGTCGTCCAGCACCTTCGAGACGGTGGCAGACACACATTCCATTTTGAGCAGACGTCTGCAGGTGACAGTGTAGAAAATGGGATTAGTGCTGTCAACTGAATTAAGCAATAGATTGGTCAACAATGGTTAGTGATTTGTGAATTGATCTGGTTGTGAAATAATACTC includes:
- the LOC124689476 gene encoding uncharacterized protein LOC124689476, with translation MECVSATVSKVLDDDNLLIEILLRVTFPSTLVCTALVCKRWFHHISDRKFLCRFRKLHPPCLLGYYLYGRFVPMLPQPPELAAFTRRVASYSLGGTEDATVLIKDCRNGSIYSLLCKRGSGVTGGLDSPLCQNRAVAVIPPLSHPHYIASRMLSKVEDSGGLSYMYVALGSPFKRARFTVFMLQDGVWCMHMSVTAQLCCRFKRLQAVLVENKIYLTATMSDIIVLDLTTSSMSTIQLPQGVKSITSATMLSPADDASGVYLIKVDLELRIWLHSGENWSLVDTICYREMVANLRMSDCTVDHENTTDVHISQVGDNAEFAFLQMGRCTFYLDIKCRTLRKVHERKHWDPFEQIYPFMMIWPPTFPTLKDDFARDVV